DNA sequence from the Moorena sp. SIOASIH genome:
TCGTCTACGTCTCGATGTAAAGTGATACGGTCTTCAATAGATAATCGTACTCCATTGTCCCCTGCTCTGATATTTTGACGGTAGCCCCTCAGGGATTGACCACCGCCAAGCAAAAATTGTTGGGGAGGCAATAGGCTATTGGGGGTAAGCTGAACCTCGGTTCCCATAATTAAGAAATTATCCTCTGAGAGAATCTGCAACCGCTGTACTTGGCCTAGCCAGCGAAAAAAGCGTCCATCAGGTATAGGATCGGGGTTGATAGTGGCATCAAACCAGCCAGTTCCGAGACTCAAAAGCGATCGCAAAAACCAAGTTCCCTCCAAATCCCGACGTAGATACTCTTGTTCAAACTTAATCACGCTCAGGGTAGTCGAGCCATCTTGATCTGGACCAAAGCCAAACCCAAGAGGCTCATCACCCAAAAAAGTCTGACCATCTCTGTAACTGAACCCTAGAGACAGAGCAAATTCTTCCCGAGGTGTGCGGTACAACGGCTGACGAAATCGAATTTCATACAGCTCAGATTCTCCCTCAATATCAAAAACATTGAATGGTGATTGAGTTACCTGATTACGGTCGATCACTGTTCGCAGTTCTAAGGTACCATTTCGGGGATTGAGGGGAAAGCGATAGCCAAAATCAAAAATATTAGACCCGCCAGTGGTCGAACGACGATAAGTGAAGGAAATTTCATCCCCATTGCCAGTTAGGTTGAGATGGCGAAGATTAAAGCTCATTCGTTCAGAACCAATACTAGGAGGTGAGTAGTTATCAACCCCTACACTTCCTTCAAACGGATTAGCTTCCACAACACGAACAATCAGAATGCTCTGTCCCACTTTTGTGCCTTTGCGCAGGCTGGCTTCTATACTTTCCAACTTTGGGTCAAGCCGTAACAATCGTAATTGGTTTTCCAAATCAGTAGTATTGAATGGTGTTCCAGTCCCCAACTGGACACGGCTGCGGATATAGTTGGGATTGAGGCGACGTGTTCCTTCAACTTCGATCTTTTCTATACCCCCTTCTATGACACGAATTGTAACAATGCCCTTGGTAATGTCAATGGTTTGCTCGGCCAGAATTGCTCTAGTGTTAATATAGCCCTGCTTGAGGTAAAAAGTGGTAATATCATCCGCGACTTCTCTTAGTTGTTCAATAGTCAGGGAGCGTCCTATATAGGGTTGTATGATCTGCTGAAACTGCTCTAGTGAAAAGATGGTGCTGCCAATGATTTCAATTTTCTCAACTTGAATGGTTTTAGAGTCAAAAGCAGTTAGTCTAGCAGGTGTAGTGGGTTTAGTCTCTAGTAGAACTAGTCCTTCTGAATCTGATAATATGGGTCCTAATAGTTCACCTATCTGATTTTGATAATTTCCATCAACCAATTTTACTGACTCCTGAGCGGTTTTATTCTCCTGCTGGTTAAGCAGAAGGTTACTTGCTCTTAGAGATCTATGATTGCTTGGCAAAGAAGTTAGGGTTACTGCTAGGGCATCATTACAACTGGTACAGGCAATTATTAAATACAACGGTGTAAATTTATTTGATATGAATTTATTTAAGAAATACTTTATAAGCACAATTTGAATTAACATCTGATGCCAAAGCAATCCGATCTTCGAGCGCATCGGGTTTTTTATTCTCCTTGGGTGGGGATATCTAGGGATTTTGGGTGACAACGAATGGTTCAAACGTAAACGCCACTAAAAAGCCTAACCCTGATTAGTTCAAAAATTCCAAAAAACTATCACCATCGTCTCTCGCAGTTATAGCTTATATCAAATTCGTTTAATTACCCATAATCAAAATCTCTACCCTGTCTGACCGTGTGGTGGTTTTTCCGGTGTCAGTCTAGCCCGTGGGTATTCATACCGAGTTGCATTCAAAGATAGGGAGATAGGGAGATAGGGAGATTGGGAGATTGGGAGATTGGGAGATTGGGAGATTGGGAGATGGGCAAATTGGCGGAAGAGAAAGTTGTACGTTTGACCGCAACTTGGTATCAAGCAGACTTGAGATGAGTTGTTATTCTCTTCAAACCACTTGCGATCATAACCAATTAATCACACTTGAGGTGCGACCCGTGGCGAATTTAATAATTAGATGCGGAAAGCGCACCTAACTAGTTTGAGCTTCGCGGCTTAAGAGGGATGGGAAAAGGCAAGTTTTGTCAAATTCTTGGGTTGACTAGAACCAGGGAACTGACTCCTATTTTCCCCAAATCCTTTCAGGCCACAACCCACACCCGGTCTAGTTTTTACCCTGATTGTCACCCCCTCAGGTGCGACCCGTGGCGAATTTAATTCTTAATAGGTCAAGCGCACCTATTGAATCTTGGCAAAAAAATCCCCCGGCTAGTGTCGGGGAAACTCCTTAGAAGTATGAAGTGTGAATTCTCAGGTTATTATAGGCCAATGCTGCTTCTTGAACTATATACCAATAGTTAGTATCTAGCTATAGTGACATAAACAAGCAATTAACATCACAATGATGGCAGGAATTGGATGATGGCAGGACTTGGTCGTGCAACGAGAGCCAAATAGTTTTTGCCATACCAATGGTATCGTACCATAGAAGCTGACGCTTCGCGATGTAAAAGCTGGTTTGGCTTACCCCACCCAACTTATAAAGTATGGGTGTAAATTATGGGTGGGGACTGCACTCACAAATTTTCTTCAACTGAACACGAGATCAGTATGGCATGATGGCTTCTCGCGGATTAACTTCATATGGATTGAGCGAGTTTCCTTGCCATCCACTGACACTGCCATGATTGGGTAGTCAATCACACCATCCTGGAAAGACATCTGGAAGCTGAAGGTACCGTCTGGGTTAATCTTGATCGGACGTCCATCAATAGTAAGGGAAGCACGAGGATCAGTGGTACCATGGATAATTAGCTCAGCATCTACGACTAAGGACAATTCCGGAGAACGAGCGGGGGGAGCAGAAGCATTGAAACCAGCTCCCGACATATTTGGAGAAACCCACTTACCAATACCCGAAGGGAAAGCATTGGAACTTATTACTGACCTTGGTAGTTGCTGCATAGAACTATAAAGAGAACCAGCTACTCCCTCAGCTTCCACAGATTGAGTCATGCCAAAGATTTCCCCATAGATAGGTAGATCAGGAATTTCCGAGCTACTCCCATTAGCTGTCTGGCTAGGCGGCACAAGTTTTAGGACAGTCTTACCCTGTAGATTATCATCCCAGTTGACCGTGACGAATTGGTCTTCCATCCATTTAGAGGGATAGGCAGGGGGAACATGGATAGGTGCTGAACGGGCCAGAACTAGCCATTGACCATCTTCACAGCGATAACCAATCTCAACTAAATAGTCGCGATCGCTAACTGGCATGGGTAGATACCATTCTCGCGCTAGCTCATCACAGGCATATTCTTGGATACTATGGGGACTTTGATAATCCAGTTTGATTGCGGTAACATCATAGAGCCTTAGAGCGAGTTGTTGACCTCCCTGAGAGCGCAGTTCTTGTTTATGTTCATACGGAATCTCCCAATAGGCATAAGACCAATGTGGATCACGAGGCATTAGGACAATCCGGCTTTCACCATAACCTTCTGGTAGCTCTGCTAATCCCTCATCAACAGAAACTAGAGTATCACTAGTCGGCTCTTCTTGAGCTAATTCAAACTTGGTTGATTCCACATTCCGTTGTGCCTCAATTATCGGCGATGGAGTGGTAGACCTTTTGTGACGTTCTATTGCTTGAATTTCCGCCAATAAGCGTGCCTTACGCATTCTACTGTATCGAGATATACCATATTCACTTGCGACTCTACGTAATTGCCGTAGAGTCATTTCTTCTAGGGGAGTTCCTTCTTTTGCCATGATTTATGTTCTATACGTTGTTAGGTTGCCTGATAGATTACTGATGTCAATCTTGAGGTGCGACCCGTGGCGAATTTAATTCTTAATACGGAAAGCGCACCTAATTAAAAAAAGTTTTGGTTGCTATGAAACTTACCATTAGGTCAAACCTGACTAAAGTTTTTATCCTTCTTGATTCCCAGACTTTAATGGAAATTGCCCGTCTACCCTTGGGACAGTTCAGTGATTTTTTATACCAACAATATGCTCAAGTCAGCCATCGATAATTTGGTGAAATACTAACAAACCAGCATTTTTATGGGATCCTCTGAGCAACTATATATAACAAGGAATTTTTTGGTCAGGTCAAGGGGTAAATCAGCCTATTTTCGGTAAATTCACGCATTTACCAGAAAATCTGGACTCAAAATGTCATGAGATTATCACATCACTCCTCAGGTGGGACCCGAACGCGCCCCGCGTCGGCTTTGCCGAAAGGCACGATCCAAGGCCGTGAGCAATCCCTCACGGCCTTGGAGGCGCGCACCTTGAGGGAATTTAATTCTTAATAGGTCAAGCGCACCTAAGGACTCAGTCATCAATATTATCAAGTTAGGCACCATCAGTAATCCGTCCCCAAGAAGGATGAAGCTCTGATCTACTTATCCTTGACACTTTTCATTAATCATTTATCTCTGAGCCTTAATCAGGATAAGCAAGACTATTTGGCTGCTTTCCTCAAAGGTGAGCGAAGCGTGGCAAGGCAAAGCTAATCGCATCATCAATCATTAACAGGAATAATCATTACTTTTCCCTTTTCTTTTCGACAGGAATTGACTGGTCAGATATGTTTTTAGTTATCTTACCATCCAACCCTTAATTAACCACTGACCCCCTTGGCGTACTAAGTTATACTTGACTCTTAAGTTGTCATTACTCGAAGCTGCCGGACTCAGCATACCATCTTGATATACCTTTGCTTGCTCCTTGACCGCAGCATCTATCACAGCTTGATTAGGATTCGATTTGCTAGTCTCAACTGAGTTAATTTTGACGGTGTGCTTGTAGATCCGGTAAGAGTTATTGTTTTTAGCCGCTTTAGCACTTTTTCGCCATACAGACAGAGCTGGCTCAGCTAAGATTTTACTAAGTTGCCCTACCTGATGTTTTGGTCCAAAGGCAAGTTTCTTAGTGTTTAGCCAGGTTTCGATGACTTGCTGAGCCGTTTCTTGATTTATAGGACCACTTGGAGCGATCAGCCCACTGCCGCTCGGAGGAATCGGGACTGGAGGTTGGTCAAGCTGCACAAAAGGTTGTTCTCCCTCTAAGGGTGGTGTTGAAAAACTTTTGAGAGCTTTATTGAGCAAAATCAGCAGGATGCCCAGTCCTAGCAAACCTAAAAGACTCAGGAAAATCAGACGTCTTAGTTTAGCCGGTGGTTTGAATCGCTCTGGTGAAGGTTCCATAGGATCAGGGGATGAATGATTCAGACTGCTCCGCTGACTTGAGGAGTCTTTGACCAAAGAACCGCCTCTAGACCACCCAGGTGAGGCGGTTGAATTTTGACTATCCAGGGTTTTGCCTGACTTGCCCCCACCCAGAAAACTACCTAAGGATTGACGCCTACGACGCCGTCCATGACTCCGCAAACCTGTCGTTTTTGACTCTAAGTCCTGATCAGTTTGTGCTTCTGAGCCATTTGATGAGTGGGACATCCCTTGAGCTGTAGGCAAAGTTGATACCCCATTAGTGGTGAAGCGATCGCTATTGACCCTGCTTTGACTAACACCGTTCGCCAATGCCTCACCTGGCCACCTTGACCCCACCGTTACTGGTTCTGCCCTTGTCGGTGAGCCTTGGCCATTGCTGAATCTCTCTTGCCCCAGGATGCTTTTAGAAGAGCCTACCGTTGCATAGGTGGTTGTTTGGGAAGGTACAACCGTCCACTGATTGCTAGTTTCCTCAGATGAATCTGGTAAATTTTCTAGATAGGCTTGTACTTGATCATCAGCAAAGTATTCCTTCAAAGAGACCTTTTGATTCGCCAAATCCCGGAAGTGGGGAAATACAGATTCTTGTAGCCAACGCTCTCCGTAGAGGCATAATCCTGGCAATAAGTCTGGGGAATTTTGAGAATGTTCCCGAATGAAAGCTAGAGGTTCGTATTCCTGGCTCAGTTCCAAGGCACGACTGGCTTCTTCCGTTTGGCCCAGAAGCAGAGCACAAACCCCTTGTTCTAGGTGAACATCCTGCCGCTTACCCAAACGCATCAGCATTTTCTTGGCACGAGCAATCAAAGCGGGTTGTCTGTGGGCAAATCCCCTTGCTAGTAAGGCGTAAACAGCTAGGTATGTAGCCACTGCTGAAGGGCGTCGTGCTTCAGCTTCAAATAAGGTTTGCTGTTGGTTGGAGGTAAGATAGCCTCGCAACTGTTGGATAAAACGGAGAAAGTCATCAATCCCTAAACCAGATTGGTCATTACCAGTGCCATCGATACCTCGACGCTCCTGTAACATTTCTTGGAGCAACCGCAAGCCTTTGCGCCGCTCAATGGCTTTTTCTTCTGGCAGGGCTAATAATTCTAAAATGCGATAAGGGCGAAGTTTATAGAGGTCTGCCTGGATTTCTCCTCTAACACTCGGAAATAAGCCTTCTTGTAGAAGTAATTGTTGTCCAGTTTCTAGGGACATAGCTGCGTTTTCATACTCCGCTTGCTGCCATTGCTCTCGACCTAGCTCTAAGCAAGCAATAGCTAAGGTCAAAACCACGTCGGGTTGAACAAGTTGGGGATCCCCCAATTTCCCCTGACTTAATCCAAAGCTGTCACCTTTTTCCAGTAACGGTTGCGCTAACTTTAGAACCAGTTCGTATTCCCCAAGTTCTTGAAGAATCAGTAAGCTTCCGAGTAATTGGTCGTTATCAATTTCAATCGTAGGAGTGTGAGCTTCGACGGTTTCACCTGTTACTGTTTGATTAGTACCAGGAGCACCCGCCACTGATGGGTGTTGCTCTTGGAGTTGATAAGCTTTAGCAATCAAGCCAGCATCGTACTCCTCTCTTGTTTCGGGGTCACTCAAAACCCCGTAGGCTTTTTCAAGGAGTGTTTTACGAGAGGCTATTGCTGCTTCCGAATATTCTCGGCGCGGTAGTTGTAAGGTACGATCACGATAGGCTTGGCTGAGCTGTTGGGCTGTAGCCTGAATCGGCAATCCTAATATGCGGTAGTAATCGAGCGGAATGCGCACGGTTCACTTCCCCAGCTTTTCGAGCAACTGAATGAGTTGATGATAGCCCATATCGTACTCCCTAAACTGGCTATAGCTATTTATCTGTGACTTTAAAAGACACAGTATCGCAGCTAACCGGTTTTGTCGAGTCCCTAAACACTATATATTTTAGCAACTAGGGTGGATCATCTCTTTTAATTAACTTTACTTAAACTAAACAGTATTGGTTGTCAAGCAGTAGTGTGATTTTAACTAAGCGTCAACCTGACCTAACTATTCGCTGCAGGCTTGACCTAGAAGAGAAATCCTGGAAGATAAACCCTGTAGGCTTGAGTGAAACTTTATAATAGCTTTGCTTAAATTGCCTAAACAAGTAGTTTGGCGAAATGCCAGTATAGTGTTGGGACAAGTATAGGACAAATTAATGGCTCAGGAAAGAACTTTACCTAAAGTAGAGGATTATAGCCCCATTACCAGCGCAGAAGGATTACTCCTTTATGAGGATATGATTCTCGGGCGCTTTTTTGAGGACAAATGTGCTGAAATGTACTATCGGGGCAAAATGTTTGGTTTTGTCCACCTCTACAACGGTCAAGAGGCAGTGTCAACAGGAGTCATCAAGGCGTTGCGTATAGGTGAAGACTTTGTTAGTAGCACCTATCGTGACCACGTCCATGCCTTAAGTGCAGGAGTGCCAGCACGGGAAGTGATGGCAGAGTTATTTGGCAAAGCCACAGGCTGTAGTAAGGGACGCGGTGGTTCAATGCATATGTTTTCACAAGAACATAATCTCCTAGGAGGTTATGCCTTTGTAGCTGAGGGAATTCCTGTTGCCACCGGTAGTGCTTTCCAAAGTAAATACCGTCGCGAAGCCTTGGGGGATGAGAGTGCTGATCAAGTCACCGTTTGCTTTTTTGGTGATGGAGCTTGCAATAATGGTCAGTTCTTTGAATGTTTGAATATGGCAGCCCTTTGGAAACTGCCTGTTATCTATGTGGTGGAAAACAACAAGTGGGCAATTGGGATGGCTCATGAACGGGCAACATCCCAGCCAGAAATTTACAAAAAAGCCAGTGTATTCGGTATGGCTGGAGTAGAAGTCGATGGGATGGATGTAATGGCCGTCAGAACTGTTGCCCAAGAAGCGATCGCTCGGGCACGTGCAGGAGAAGGACCAACCCTAATTGAAGCCCTGACCTACCGCTTCCGAGGTCACTCTCTGGCTGATCCCGATGAACTCCGCTCCAAAGAAGAGAAGGAATTCTGGTTAACTCGCGATCCCATTAAAAAGATGGCAAGTTACCTGACAGAAAATAATCTAGCTACTGCCGAAGAACTCAAAGCCATTGAGAGCAAAATCCAGGAAGTCATTAATGATGGAGTTGAGTTTGCCCAAGCCAGTCCTGAACCTGACCCTAGCGAACTACATCGCTATGTTTTTGCTGAGGATTAGTTAACTGAAGTATTAAATACTTCACACTTTCTTAGTCACGGTCTCAATCCTAGGAGTGCCATCGGCTTGTACCCAGGCAATGTAGGTGATACCGTGACCCAGGGCGTATTCTCTAATTTGTGCTGGTGAGCGTCCCCCTAAATCCATCTCTACCCTGACCAAATGCTCAGAATCTCTAAGTTTCTGGGCATAGGTAAAAGCCACTGCCTCAGCCTCGGTAAATTCTGGCACCACTAACCAATCACTAACTGGTGTCTGGGTGGGTAATTGATTACTCGACAGTAAGACATAATGAAGGTCTTCTAGGTTGAGGCAAAAACCAATTCCAGGGTAGGCTTCTCCTTGAGGATGATATAGACTCAGCAATTGATCGTACCGCCCTCCCTGACCTAAAACTCGGCTAGAGCCCTCGCTACTACTGACTACTTCAAAGACAATACCAGTGTAATAGTCAAAGGTTTGTACTAAGGTCAGGTCGAGAACGATCGGTAAGGGGCTAGGGGAACTACTATTTAAAAGTTCCACCAGGGATTTGAGATTGGTCACAATCTCGTGTTCCGATGAGTCTAAATCCAAGCTAGAAACCTTTTGCAAAACATCAGCCGGGTCTCCCCTCAGGTCAAAGATAAACAATGCCCGCTCTCGTAATTCTGGGGATAGGGGTAACGTTTCTAGGGTAACCCGGTCAAGATAGGCAATGGCTTGACGAACCTTTTCTTGCATAGGTTTGGGGAAGGGAGACAAAAGCGATCGCGTTAGCCGAGCTTCCCCCAAAATCAGGTGCCACTGCTGCAACCCTAAATTATTAAGACAATCGGCTAGCAACAGAAGAATTTCCCCATCTGCCAACAGCCCACCAACTCCCAATAATTCTACCCCCGACTGGTAAAACTCTAGTTGACGTCCGTGGTTACCTATAGTTGGTCGTCGAAATACATTGGCATTGTAATAGAGTCGCTGGGGTAAGGATAGGCAGGCTTCATTATTACTGCCAGCAATACGAGTTACCATTGCTCTCGCTATGGATGCCGTTAATTCTGGACGCAGCCCCAGGGTTCCTTCCTCAGCATCGTGCAACTGGATGACCGTGGAACGTTCGACAGCTCCTCCTGCCATCAGAGTATCCAACCATTCTAGGGTTGATGTGATAATCCGGTGATAACTCCAGCGGTGAAATACTTGCTGTAAGTGGTTAGCAATCCAGCGTTTTTGGGTAACTTCTAGGGGGAGTAAATCCCTTGCCCCTGGGGGTGGTTGATGAATCATTACTTTTTCTTTCCACCAAATAAACCACCAAATAAGCCACCACCATTAGATTTATTCGACGGTTTCCCTTTAGCTGCTTCAGGGGAAACCTTTGGCTGGCTACCGCCACTTTTGGGGACTAATTCATTGAGAACCTGTTTTGCCTTCAATGCTCTGTCGTTCTGAGGGTTCAATTGCAAAGCCTTATTAATGTGTACTTTAGCCATTGTCGCCTTATTTTGCTTCAAATAAGCAATTCCCAATAAACTATGGCAGTCGCTATTGTTTTGGTCCAACTTGAGAGCTTCTCGCAACTCCAGAACTGCCGCAGCAAAATTGTTCTTCACCAAATATCCTTCAGCACGCCGGATATAGCTATCCACTCGTGATACTCCCTTAGGCCCAACCGACCCTCCCTGTGATGTGGCACCGGTAGTAGTCTGACTATTTTGCTGGGTCACACCAGTTGCTTGAGTTTTCACAGGGGTTGATACAGGAGTTTTTACCGTTTCGCCCTTACCACTTTTACACATCAAATAAACTAGGTTAAGTTCACTGATTTCGGCAATTTTTGCCAAGGCTTGGTCAAGGGCTTGGTATTGCTCTGATGCTAGGTGGTCAACTGAGGTTCTGTAAAGATTATCTAAATTTGCCCCTGCTTGTAATAATTGCTTAGCCGTTGCGCTAGCCAGGGAAATTTTATCTCCTTGAGCCCCTAACCGCTTACTCAAGTGGCTTAGACTAGCAGCATAGTCACGATGACCTCGAGAGAGCTGTTCATAGGCGGGATTGACCAGTCGTGTTAACAGCAGATTTGCTTTATTTTTTTCGGCTTCGGTACTGGCTTTACAACTGTCGGGATGCAAACGTCTAGCAATTTGAAGGTACCGTTGACGGACTGCCTTAACATCCGCATCAACTGGAATTCCTAAAACTGCGTGGTAGTCAGTGAAATCAAGCTTGAAGAGTCCGTATTCAATTTTCAAAGACATAGGCAACTGTTCCATCTCAACTGCTGCAAGGCTCGTTTCTAGTATCTCTTAGATTGCCTAAACTGGGTTTGTTTAGCCAATAAAAAGCAGCTGCTTCGTTGAAGAAGCAGCTGTAACTATCTTTAGGTGCGACGTGGCGAATTTAATTCTTAATGGTAAGAGCGCACCTATAGTCCAATTAGGGTGCTTTAATTCATTCCGTAGGCTTTAGTAATCAAAATCGCCACCCATACCAGCACCAGCAGCAGCATTTTCCTTAGGCTCAGGCTTGTCTACCACAATACACTCAGTGGTCAACACCATACCTGCGATGGAAGCGGCATTTTGGAGAGCAGAACGAGTTACCTTAGCCGGGTCAACAATACCAGCTTCAAACATATCTACAAACTCACCATTGGAAGCATTGTAGCCGACGTTAAATTCTTTTTCTTTAACTCGCTCAGCGATCACCGCTCCATTCTGACCAGCGTTCTGGGCAATTCGCTTCAGAGGTGAAGACAAGGCACGAGAAACAATCATAGCACCGGTAAGTTCTTCAGCCTTCAGGTTCTCGTTTGCCCAAGTTTCTAGGTCAGGAGTCAGGTGAGCTAGAGTTGTCCCACCACCAGGGACAATACCTTCTTCCACAGCTGCCTTGGTAGCGTTGATGGCATCTTCCAGACGCAGCTTGCGGTCTTTCATTTCCGTTTCTGTCGCAGCACCCACTTTAATCACAGCGACACCACCAGCCAGCTTAGCTAACCGCTCTTGCAGTTTTTCTTTGTCGTAGGAAGAATCCGTTTCGTCCATCTGACGGCGGATTTGGTCACAACGACCCTTCACTGAATTTTCGTTCCCTTCAGCAACGATAGTGGTGTTGTCCTTAGTTATGGTCACACGACGGGATTTACCCAGCATTTCCAGCTTAGCGTTTTCAAGCTTTAGACCTGCATCTTCGGTGATTACTTGTGCACCAGTTAGGGTAGCAATGTCTTCCAACATAGCCTTACGGCGATCGCCAAAGCCAGGAGCCTTCACAGCTGCCACATTCAAAACACCCCTTAGGCGATTGACCACCAAGGTTGCCAGGGCTTCTTTCTCAATGTCCTCAGCAATAATCAGCAACGGCTTGCCAGAACGAGCCACTTGCTCAAGTACTGGCACCAGGTCTTGTACCAGGGTGATTTTCTTGTCAGTGAGCAGGAGGTGAGGTTCTTCTAGAACTGCTTCCATCCGCTCAGTATCAGTAGCAAAGTAGGGAGAGATATAGCCTTTGTCAAAGCGCATCCCTTCGGTAATTTCTAGTTCAGTGGTCATAGACTTCCCTTCTTCAAGGGAAATCACGCCCTCTTTGCCCACTTTGTCCATTGCGTCAGCAATCATCTGACCAACGGTCTCATCGTTACCCGCAGAGATCGAACCAACTTGGGCAACGGCTTTAGAGTCTTCTACTGAACGGGCATGTTCAGCAATCTTGTCCACCAGAAACGCAGTAGCTTTATCAATACCCCGCTTCAACGCGATGGGGTTAGCACCGGCAGCCACGTTGCGCAAGCCTT
Encoded proteins:
- a CDS encoding ShlB/FhaC/HecB family hemolysin secretion/activation protein, translating into MPSNHRSLRASNLLLNQQENKTAQESVKLVDGNYQNQIGELLGPILSDSEGLVLLETKPTTPARLTAFDSKTIQVEKIEIIGSTIFSLEQFQQIIQPYIGRSLTIEQLREVADDITTFYLKQGYINTRAILAEQTIDITKGIVTIRVIEGGIEKIEVEGTRRLNPNYIRSRVQLGTGTPFNTTDLENQLRLLRLDPKLESIEASLRKGTKVGQSILIVRVVEANPFEGSVGVDNYSPPSIGSERMSFNLRHLNLTGNGDEISFTYRRSTTGGSNIFDFGYRFPLNPRNGTLELRTVIDRNQVTQSPFNVFDIEGESELYEIRFRQPLYRTPREEFALSLGFSYRDGQTFLGDEPLGFGFGPDQDGSTTLSVIKFEQEYLRRDLEGTWFLRSLLSLGTGWFDATINPDPIPDGRFFRWLGQVQRLQILSEDNFLIMGTEVQLTPNSLLPPQQFLLGGGQSLRGYRQNIRAGDNGVRLSIEDRITLHRDVDDDPALQLIPFFDMGYVWNNPDNPNTLPSQRFLAGIGLGLIVQPVTGLNLRLDYGIPLVDLDDRSNNAQDEGFYFNVRYQY
- a CDS encoding DUF4912 domain-containing protein is translated as MAKEGTPLEEMTLRQLRRVASEYGISRYSRMRKARLLAEIQAIERHKRSTTPSPIIEAQRNVESTKFELAQEEPTSDTLVSVDEGLAELPEGYGESRIVLMPRDPHWSYAYWEIPYEHKQELRSQGGQQLALRLYDVTAIKLDYQSPHSIQEYACDELAREWYLPMPVSDRDYLVEIGYRCEDGQWLVLARSAPIHVPPAYPSKWMEDQFVTVNWDDNLQGKTVLKLVPPSQTANGSSSEIPDLPIYGEIFGMTQSVEAEGVAGSLYSSMQQLPRSVISSNAFPSGIGKWVSPNMSGAGFNASAPPARSPELSLVVDAELIIHGTTDPRASLTIDGRPIKINPDGTFSFQMSFQDGVIDYPIMAVSVDGKETRSIHMKLIREKPSCHTDLVFS
- a CDS encoding IMS domain-containing protein, translated to MRIPLDYYRILGLPIQATAQQLSQAYRDRTLQLPRREYSEAAIASRKTLLEKAYGVLSDPETREEYDAGLIAKAYQLQEQHPSVAGAPGTNQTVTGETVEAHTPTIEIDNDQLLGSLLILQELGEYELVLKLAQPLLEKGDSFGLSQGKLGDPQLVQPDVVLTLAIACLELGREQWQQAEYENAAMSLETGQQLLLQEGLFPSVRGEIQADLYKLRPYRILELLALPEEKAIERRKGLRLLQEMLQERRGIDGTGNDQSGLGIDDFLRFIQQLRGYLTSNQQQTLFEAEARRPSAVATYLAVYALLARGFAHRQPALIARAKKMLMRLGKRQDVHLEQGVCALLLGQTEEASRALELSQEYEPLAFIREHSQNSPDLLPGLCLYGERWLQESVFPHFRDLANQKVSLKEYFADDQVQAYLENLPDSSEETSNQWTVVPSQTTTYATVGSSKSILGQERFSNGQGSPTRAEPVTVGSRWPGEALANGVSQSRVNSDRFTTNGVSTLPTAQGMSHSSNGSEAQTDQDLESKTTGLRSHGRRRRRQSLGSFLGGGKSGKTLDSQNSTASPGWSRGGSLVKDSSSQRSSLNHSSPDPMEPSPERFKPPAKLRRLIFLSLLGLLGLGILLILLNKALKSFSTPPLEGEQPFVQLDQPPVPIPPSGSGLIAPSGPINQETAQQVIETWLNTKKLAFGPKHQVGQLSKILAEPALSVWRKSAKAAKNNNSYRIYKHTVKINSVETSKSNPNQAVIDAAVKEQAKVYQDGMLSPAASSNDNLRVKYNLVRQGGQWLIKGWMVR
- the pdhA gene encoding pyruvate dehydrogenase (acetyl-transferring) E1 component subunit alpha; translation: MAQERTLPKVEDYSPITSAEGLLLYEDMILGRFFEDKCAEMYYRGKMFGFVHLYNGQEAVSTGVIKALRIGEDFVSSTYRDHVHALSAGVPAREVMAELFGKATGCSKGRGGSMHMFSQEHNLLGGYAFVAEGIPVATGSAFQSKYRREALGDESADQVTVCFFGDGACNNGQFFECLNMAALWKLPVIYVVENNKWAIGMAHERATSQPEIYKKASVFGMAGVEVDGMDVMAVRTVAQEAIARARAGEGPTLIEALTYRFRGHSLADPDELRSKEEKEFWLTRDPIKKMASYLTENNLATAEELKAIESKIQEVINDGVEFAQASPEPDPSELHRYVFAED
- a CDS encoding ATP phosphoribosyltransferase regulatory subunit, which translates into the protein MIHQPPPGARDLLPLEVTQKRWIANHLQQVFHRWSYHRIITSTLEWLDTLMAGGAVERSTVIQLHDAEEGTLGLRPELTASIARAMVTRIAGSNNEACLSLPQRLYYNANVFRRPTIGNHGRQLEFYQSGVELLGVGGLLADGEILLLLADCLNNLGLQQWHLILGEARLTRSLLSPFPKPMQEKVRQAIAYLDRVTLETLPLSPELRERALFIFDLRGDPADVLQKVSSLDLDSSEHEIVTNLKSLVELLNSSSPSPLPIVLDLTLVQTFDYYTGIVFEVVSSSEGSSRVLGQGGRYDQLLSLYHPQGEAYPGIGFCLNLEDLHYVLLSSNQLPTQTPVSDWLVVPEFTEAEAVAFTYAQKLRDSEHLVRVEMDLGGRSPAQIREYALGHGITYIAWVQADGTPRIETVTKKV
- a CDS encoding DnaJ domain-containing protein, whose product is MEQLPMSLKIEYGLFKLDFTDYHAVLGIPVDADVKAVRQRYLQIARRLHPDSCKASTEAEKNKANLLLTRLVNPAYEQLSRGHRDYAASLSHLSKRLGAQGDKISLASATAKQLLQAGANLDNLYRTSVDHLASEQYQALDQALAKIAEISELNLVYLMCKSGKGETVKTPVSTPVKTQATGVTQQNSQTTTGATSQGGSVGPKGVSRVDSYIRRAEGYLVKNNFAAAVLELREALKLDQNNSDCHSLLGIAYLKQNKATMAKVHINKALQLNPQNDRALKAKQVLNELVPKSGGSQPKVSPEAAKGKPSNKSNGGGLFGGLFGGKKK